One window of the Triticum dicoccoides isolate Atlit2015 ecotype Zavitan chromosome 3B, WEW_v2.0, whole genome shotgun sequence genome contains the following:
- the LOC119275245 gene encoding chloride channel protein CLC-c-like isoform X1 has product MDGGQSPRPQQHHRMPEREGNNNYDVEGMDGAAEGDWWQNSSSNALLRYDDRGSACEPLMRKRTINTTSQIAIVGANICPIESLDYEVVENNLFKQDWRSRKKKQIFQYIVMKWTLVLLIGLLTGLVGFFNNLAVENIAGLKLLITSDLMLKQRYFTAFLAYGGSNLVLAAAAAAICAYIAPAAAGSGIPEVKAYLNGVDAYSILAPSTLFVKIFGSILGVSAGFVLGKEGPMVHTGACIANLLGQGGSRKYHLTCNWLRYFKNDRDRRDLITCGCAAGVAAAFRAPVGGVLFALEEAASWWRSALLWRAFFTTAVVAVVLRTLIEFCRSGKCGLFGQGGLIMFDLSSTVATYSSPDLLAIILLGIIGGIFGGLFNFLLDKILRIYSIINERGAPSKILLTIIVSVITSMCSYGLPWLASCTQCPEDAVEQCPTVGRSGNYKNFQCPPGYYNGMASLFFNTNDDAIRNLFSTGTATEYHMSSLFIFFIAIYCLGLVTYGIAVPSGLFIPVILAGATYGRIVGTLLGSISSLDPGLFALLGAASFLGGTMRMTVSVCVILLELTNDLQMLPLVMLVLLISKTIADNFNKGVYDQIVVMKGLPYMEAHAEPYMRHLVAGDVVSGPLITFSGVEKVGDIVTALRITGHNGFPVVDEPPLTEVPELVGLVIRSHLLVLLKGKMFMKEPVKMSGSFVMERFGAFDFAKAGSGKGLKIEDLHFTDEEMQMYVDLHAIANTSPYTVVETMSLAKVALLFRELGLRHLLVVPKTPDRPPIVGILTRHDFVAEHIHGLFPSLNPHNFHSASMGG; this is encoded by the exons ATGGACGGAGGCCAGTCGCCGCGGCCTCAGCAGCACCACCGCATGCCGGAGCGGGAGGGCAACAACAACTACGACGTTGAGGGCATGGACGGTGCAGCAGAAGGGGATTGGTGGCAGAACAGTTCTTCTAACGCGCTGCTTCGGTACGACGACCGCGGGAGCGCATGCGAGCCGCTCATGCGGAAGCGCACCATCAACACCACCTCCCAGATCGCCATTGTTGGCGCCAACATTTGCCCCATCGAGAGCCTCGACTATGA AGTTGTGGAGAACAACCTTTTCAAGCAAGACTGGCGGTCAAGAAAGAAGAAGCAGATATTTCAGTACATTGTTATGAAGTGGACTTTGGTGCTTCTAATCGGCCTGTTGACTGGACTTGTTGGCTTCTTCAATAACCTTGCAGTCGAAAACATTGCTGGCTTAAAATTGCTAATCACAAGTGACCTTATGCTCAAGCAAAG GTATTTCACTGCATTTTTGGCATATGGAGGTTCCAATCTAGTCTtggcagcagcagctgcagcaatATGTGCTTACATTGCACCTGCAGCTGCTGGATCTGGTATTCCTGAAGTTAAAGCATATCTTAATGGAGTTGATGCCTATTCCATACTGGCTCCTAGTACACTCTTTGTGAAG ATATTTGGTTCAATACTTGGAGTTTCAGCTGGATTCGTACTTGGAAAGGAAGGTCCAATGGTACATACGGGAGCGTGCATTGCAAACTTACTTGGTCAGGGAGGGTCACGCAAGTACCATCTTACATGCAATTGGCTAAGATATTTCAAGAATGACAGGGATAGGCGGGATTTGATTACGTGTGGGTGCGCAGCTGGAGTGGCCGCTGCCTTCCGCGCACCTGTTGGTGGCGTCCTGTTTGCTCTTGAGGAAGCAGCATCATG GTGGCGAAGTGCTCTTTTATGGAGAGCATTCTTTACAACTGCTGTTGTTGCTGTCGTGTTGAGGACTCTGATTGAGTTCTGTCGCAGTGGAAAGTGTGGTCTCTTTGGGCAAGGTGGATTGATTATGTTTGATCTAAGTTCAACTGTTGCAACCTATAGTAGTCCGGATCTACTTGCAATAATTCTCCTTGGAATAATTGGTGGTATATTCGGAGGCCTCTTCAACTTTCTCTTGGATAAAATTCTTCGTATTTATAGTATTATCAATGA GAGAGGTGCTCCGTCCAAGATCCTTCTCACTATAATAGTATCAGTTATCACATCAATGTGCTCGTATGGCCTCCCTTGGCTTGCTTCGTGCACTCAATGCCCTGAGGATGCCGTGGAGCAATGTCCTACCGTTGGTCGCTCTGGCAACTATAAGAACTTTCAGTGCCCACCAGGGTATTACAATGGTATGGCATCACTTTTCTTCAATACAAACGATGATGCCATACGCAATCTTTTCAGCACTGGAACCGCAACCGAGTACCACATGTCTAGTCTTTTCATCTTCTTCATCGCAATTTACTGCCTTGGACTTGTAACTTATGGAATTGCCGTCCCATCTGGTCTCTTCATCCCTGTTATCCTTGCCGGAGCCACATACGGTCGAATAGTGGGCACGCTCTTAGGATCCATATCAAGTCTTGACCCTGGACTTTTTGCGCTTCTTGGTGCGGCGTCTTTTCTCGGTGGGACAATGAGAATGACTGTGTCTGTCTGTGTGATCCTTCTAGAACTCACCAATGATCTACAAATGCTCCCTTTGGTCATGCTTGTTCTTCTAATATCGAAGACCATAGCGGATAACTTTAACAAAGGGGTTTATGATCAGATAGTGGTAATGAAAGGTTTGCCGTACATGGAGGCTCATGCTGAACCGTACATGAGACATTTGGTTGCTGGTGATGTTGTGTCTGGTCCACTAATCACCTTTTCAGGTGTTGAGAAGGTAGGGGACATTGTTACCGCGTTGAGGATCACAGGCCACAATGGATTTCCAGTGGTTGATGAGCCACCTCTAACAGAAGTGCCTGAGTTGGTTGGGCTTGTGATCAGGTCTCATCTATTGGTTTTGCTGAAAGGCAAGATGTTCATGAAGGAGCCAGTGAAAATGAGTGGTAGCTTTGTTATGGAAAGATTTGGTGCCTTTGATTTTGCTAAGGCAGGGTCAGGGAAGGGTTTGAAAATTGAGGATCTACATTTCACTGATGAGGAGATGCAAATGTATGTTGATCTCCATGCAATTGCAAACACCTCGCCATATACGGTGGTTGAGACAATGTCACTAGCAAAAGTTGCACTCCTATTCCGAGAACTGGGATTGAGGCATCTCTTGGTTGTTCCAAAGACCCCAGAC AGGCCTCCCATTGTTGGAATTCTCACAAGGCATGATTTTGTGGCGGAACATATCCACGGCCTGTTCCCTAGTCTCAATCCTCACAACTTTCATTCAGCCTCAATGGGAGGTTga
- the LOC119275245 gene encoding chloride channel protein CLC-c-like isoform X2, with product MVPHVHVAVKIHEHGPGGRENIRWLTGVHITGAPKLPNHLILSICQEDGKRRGQMDGGQSPRPQQHHRMPEREGNNNYDVEGMDGAAEGDWWQNSSSNALLRYDDRGSACEPLMRKRTINTTSQIAIVGANICPIESLDYEVVENNLFKQDWRSRKKKQIFQYIVMKWTLVLLIGLLTGLVGFFNNLAVENIAGLKLLITSDLMLKQRYFTAFLAYGGSNLVLAAAAAAICAYIAPAAAGSGIPEVKAYLNGVDAYSILAPSTLFVKIFGSILGVSAGFVLGKEGPMVHTGACIANLLGQGGSRKYHLTCNWLRYFKNDRDRRDLITCGCAAGVAAAFRAPVGGVLFALEEAASWWRSALLWRAFFTTAVVAVVLRTLIEFCRSGKCGLFGQGGLIMFDLSSTVATYSSPDLLAIILLGIIGGIFGGLFNFLLDKILRIYSIINERGAPSKILLTIIVSVITSMCSYGLPWLASCTQCPEDAVEQCPTVGRSGNYKNFQCPPGYYNGMASLFFNTNDDAIRNLFSTGTATEYHMSSLFIFFIAIYCLGLVTYGIAVPSGLFIPVILAGATYGRIVGTLLGSISSLDPGLFALLGAASFLGGTMRMTVSVCVILLELTNDLQMLPLVMLVLLISKTIADNFNKGVYDQIVVMKGLPYMEAHAEPYMRHLVAGDVVSGPLITFSGVEKVGDIVTALRITGHNGFPVVDEPPLTEVPELVGLVIRSHLLVLLKGKMFMKEPVKMSGSFVMERFGAFDFAKAGSGKGLKIEDLHFTDEEMQMYVDLHAIANTSPYTVVETMSLAKVALLFRELGLRHLLVVPKTPDRPPIVGILTRHDFVAEHIHGLFPSLNPHNFHSASMGG from the exons ATGGTACCACATGTCCACGTGGCTGTTAAAATCCACGAGCACGGTCCTGGTGGTAGGGAAAATATCAGGT GGCTCACGGGAGTTCATATCACGGGAGCACCAAAGCTCCCAAATCACCTGATACTCTCTAT TTGCCAAGAGGACGGCAAGAGGCGGGGGCAAATGGACGGAGGCCAGTCGCCGCGGCCTCAGCAGCACCACCGCATGCCGGAGCGGGAGGGCAACAACAACTACGACGTTGAGGGCATGGACGGTGCAGCAGAAGGGGATTGGTGGCAGAACAGTTCTTCTAACGCGCTGCTTCGGTACGACGACCGCGGGAGCGCATGCGAGCCGCTCATGCGGAAGCGCACCATCAACACCACCTCCCAGATCGCCATTGTTGGCGCCAACATTTGCCCCATCGAGAGCCTCGACTATGA AGTTGTGGAGAACAACCTTTTCAAGCAAGACTGGCGGTCAAGAAAGAAGAAGCAGATATTTCAGTACATTGTTATGAAGTGGACTTTGGTGCTTCTAATCGGCCTGTTGACTGGACTTGTTGGCTTCTTCAATAACCTTGCAGTCGAAAACATTGCTGGCTTAAAATTGCTAATCACAAGTGACCTTATGCTCAAGCAAAG GTATTTCACTGCATTTTTGGCATATGGAGGTTCCAATCTAGTCTtggcagcagcagctgcagcaatATGTGCTTACATTGCACCTGCAGCTGCTGGATCTGGTATTCCTGAAGTTAAAGCATATCTTAATGGAGTTGATGCCTATTCCATACTGGCTCCTAGTACACTCTTTGTGAAG ATATTTGGTTCAATACTTGGAGTTTCAGCTGGATTCGTACTTGGAAAGGAAGGTCCAATGGTACATACGGGAGCGTGCATTGCAAACTTACTTGGTCAGGGAGGGTCACGCAAGTACCATCTTACATGCAATTGGCTAAGATATTTCAAGAATGACAGGGATAGGCGGGATTTGATTACGTGTGGGTGCGCAGCTGGAGTGGCCGCTGCCTTCCGCGCACCTGTTGGTGGCGTCCTGTTTGCTCTTGAGGAAGCAGCATCATG GTGGCGAAGTGCTCTTTTATGGAGAGCATTCTTTACAACTGCTGTTGTTGCTGTCGTGTTGAGGACTCTGATTGAGTTCTGTCGCAGTGGAAAGTGTGGTCTCTTTGGGCAAGGTGGATTGATTATGTTTGATCTAAGTTCAACTGTTGCAACCTATAGTAGTCCGGATCTACTTGCAATAATTCTCCTTGGAATAATTGGTGGTATATTCGGAGGCCTCTTCAACTTTCTCTTGGATAAAATTCTTCGTATTTATAGTATTATCAATGA GAGAGGTGCTCCGTCCAAGATCCTTCTCACTATAATAGTATCAGTTATCACATCAATGTGCTCGTATGGCCTCCCTTGGCTTGCTTCGTGCACTCAATGCCCTGAGGATGCCGTGGAGCAATGTCCTACCGTTGGTCGCTCTGGCAACTATAAGAACTTTCAGTGCCCACCAGGGTATTACAATGGTATGGCATCACTTTTCTTCAATACAAACGATGATGCCATACGCAATCTTTTCAGCACTGGAACCGCAACCGAGTACCACATGTCTAGTCTTTTCATCTTCTTCATCGCAATTTACTGCCTTGGACTTGTAACTTATGGAATTGCCGTCCCATCTGGTCTCTTCATCCCTGTTATCCTTGCCGGAGCCACATACGGTCGAATAGTGGGCACGCTCTTAGGATCCATATCAAGTCTTGACCCTGGACTTTTTGCGCTTCTTGGTGCGGCGTCTTTTCTCGGTGGGACAATGAGAATGACTGTGTCTGTCTGTGTGATCCTTCTAGAACTCACCAATGATCTACAAATGCTCCCTTTGGTCATGCTTGTTCTTCTAATATCGAAGACCATAGCGGATAACTTTAACAAAGGGGTTTATGATCAGATAGTGGTAATGAAAGGTTTGCCGTACATGGAGGCTCATGCTGAACCGTACATGAGACATTTGGTTGCTGGTGATGTTGTGTCTGGTCCACTAATCACCTTTTCAGGTGTTGAGAAGGTAGGGGACATTGTTACCGCGTTGAGGATCACAGGCCACAATGGATTTCCAGTGGTTGATGAGCCACCTCTAACAGAAGTGCCTGAGTTGGTTGGGCTTGTGATCAGGTCTCATCTATTGGTTTTGCTGAAAGGCAAGATGTTCATGAAGGAGCCAGTGAAAATGAGTGGTAGCTTTGTTATGGAAAGATTTGGTGCCTTTGATTTTGCTAAGGCAGGGTCAGGGAAGGGTTTGAAAATTGAGGATCTACATTTCACTGATGAGGAGATGCAAATGTATGTTGATCTCCATGCAATTGCAAACACCTCGCCATATACGGTGGTTGAGACAATGTCACTAGCAAAAGTTGCACTCCTATTCCGAGAACTGGGATTGAGGCATCTCTTGGTTGTTCCAAAGACCCCAGAC AGGCCTCCCATTGTTGGAATTCTCACAAGGCATGATTTTGTGGCGGAACATATCCACGGCCTGTTCCCTAGTCTCAATCCTCACAACTTTCATTCAGCCTCAATGGGAGGTTga